From a single Methanobacterium sp. Maddingley MBC34 genomic region:
- a CDS encoding putative membrane protein (PFAM: MgtC family), with protein MDSLLILKFLIALALGALIGIERERKQEGAEFAGIRTFILISIMGTISAYLSQFFPYFWIVAFAGLVVLVGMSYLVTTRKNGDVGITTEVAAFLTFALGLLCFTDEGMLVAPIFAIIITTLLAVKPHLHQFAHRISEKELINTLKFLIIAFVILPLLPDQVMGPLAVFNPFQIWLMVVFISAISFTGYILMKFIGPERGLSVTGIVGGLVSSTAVATSMAARVKESGILMKAAVFATVVASSMMFLRMLFEVSVINPALLPQLSAPMLVMGFLGIILGIIIWRRTEVRQMDADLKLDNPFSLKPALIFGALFLAILFLSKIANIYLGSGGVYLASIISGVADVDAITISMALLAPETIPTNTAVTAITLAAMSNTFFKFLIALFLGTRKFGRNVGIIFLIIIISGLITILVM; from the coding sequence ATGGACTCTCTGCTCATTTTAAAGTTCCTCATTGCTCTGGCATTAGGTGCCCTGATAGGTATTGAAAGGGAGCGAAAACAAGAAGGAGCTGAGTTTGCAGGGATTCGAACCTTTATTTTAATTTCAATCATGGGAACCATTTCTGCCTACCTCTCACAGTTCTTTCCCTACTTCTGGATTGTGGCCTTTGCTGGGCTGGTGGTTCTGGTGGGCATGAGTTACCTGGTAACCACCCGTAAAAACGGTGATGTGGGGATAACCACCGAAGTTGCTGCTTTTTTAACCTTCGCATTGGGTTTGCTATGTTTCACTGATGAAGGAATGCTGGTGGCTCCTATATTCGCCATAATCATCACCACTCTCCTGGCAGTTAAACCCCACCTTCACCAGTTCGCCCACCGGATAAGTGAAAAAGAGCTGATAAACACCCTTAAATTCCTGATAATAGCCTTTGTAATCCTGCCACTCCTCCCGGATCAGGTTATGGGGCCTCTGGCTGTTTTCAATCCTTTCCAGATCTGGTTGATGGTGGTTTTCATATCTGCAATCAGCTTCACAGGTTACATACTCATGAAGTTCATTGGACCGGAGAGGGGGCTGAGTGTCACTGGAATTGTTGGGGGTCTGGTGTCCAGTACAGCAGTGGCCACTTCCATGGCAGCCAGAGTTAAAGAATCAGGAATTTTAATGAAGGCTGCTGTATTCGCCACAGTGGTGGCCAGTTCCATGATGTTTCTCAGGATGCTCTTTGAGGTTTCAGTTATCAATCCCGCCCTGCTTCCACAGTTATCTGCGCCAATGCTGGTGATGGGTTTTTTGGGAATAATATTGGGGATTATTATCTGGAGAAGAACAGAAGTTCGACAGATGGATGCAGATCTCAAACTGGATAATCCTTTCTCATTGAAACCCGCACTCATATTCGGAGCCCTCTTCCTGGCAATTTTATTCCTTTCCAAAATAGCTAACATCTACCTTGGTAGTGGTGGTGTCTATCTGGCTAGTATAATATCTGGTGTGGCTGATGTGGATGCTATTACAATCAGCATGGCCCTATTGGCTCCTGAAACCATTCCTACCAACACTGCAGTGACTGCAATTACCTTAGCAGCCATGTCCAATACTTTTTTCAAATTTTTAATAGCTTTATTCCTGGGAACAAGAAAATTCGGCCGGAATGTTGGAATAATATTTTTAATAATCATCATTTCAGGGTTAATTACCATACTGGTGATGTAG
- a CDS encoding dihydroxy-acid dehydratase (PFAM: Dehydratase family~TIGRFAM: dihydroxy-acid dehydratase) codes for MRSDNIKKGMQRAPHRSLLRACGVTDAEMDKPFIGVANSFTDIVPGHIHLKQIANAVKMGISQAGGVPFEFSTMAICDGIAMNHDGMRYSLASREIVADTVESMAQAHSLDALVLIPTCDKIVPGMLMAAARLDIPAIVVTGGPMLPGEYKGEAVDLINVFEAVGKVSAGKMSEEELDELERCACPGAGSCAGLFTANSMACLTEALGMSLPYCATTHAVDSRKIQLARESGEKIMELVAKNITPSMIMTQDAFNNAVVVDLALGGSSNTALHLPAIAHELAEKGVEVNLDLFDSYSREIPHLAAISPSGKHTMLDLHKAGGIPAVLNVLGDKIFQGALTCTGESMGNNISAAEVMDDTVIHPMDNPVHQEGGIAVLKGSLAPNGSVVKQAAVNPDMLTHEGPAKVFNSEEEATKSIFQGKIQEGDVIVIRYEGPRGGPGMREMLNPTSAISGMGIKSVALITDGRFSGGTRGPCIGHVSPEAMSNGPISAVQDGDLIKIDIPQRKLELMVAEDEIERRLQNVKHPAKQLKGWLARYSKMASSADEGAVLK; via the coding sequence ATGAGAAGCGATAACATAAAAAAGGGGATGCAAAGAGCCCCTCACCGTTCACTTTTACGGGCTTGTGGCGTAACTGATGCTGAAATGGATAAACCATTCATTGGAGTGGCTAACAGTTTTACCGACATAGTCCCAGGACATATTCATTTAAAACAAATTGCTAATGCAGTTAAAATGGGAATCAGCCAGGCAGGAGGTGTTCCATTTGAGTTCAGCACCATGGCTATCTGTGATGGAATTGCCATGAACCATGATGGAATGCGCTATTCACTGGCCAGCCGTGAAATCGTTGCTGACACCGTGGAGAGCATGGCCCAGGCCCACAGCCTGGATGCCCTGGTTCTTATACCCACCTGTGATAAGATCGTGCCAGGTATGCTTATGGCCGCTGCTCGGCTGGATATACCCGCCATAGTGGTTACAGGCGGCCCCATGCTCCCAGGAGAATACAAAGGGGAAGCTGTAGACCTAATCAATGTTTTCGAAGCCGTAGGTAAGGTTTCCGCAGGGAAGATGAGTGAAGAAGAACTGGATGAACTGGAACGTTGCGCCTGCCCAGGAGCAGGATCCTGTGCCGGGCTTTTCACTGCCAACAGTATGGCCTGTTTAACTGAGGCTCTGGGAATGAGTCTGCCTTACTGTGCCACCACCCATGCAGTGGACTCCCGTAAAATCCAGCTGGCCAGGGAATCCGGGGAGAAAATAATGGAACTGGTGGCAAAAAACATCACTCCCTCCATGATCATGACCCAGGATGCCTTTAACAACGCCGTGGTGGTGGATCTGGCCCTGGGAGGATCCAGCAACACCGCCCTTCACCTACCAGCCATAGCCCATGAACTAGCGGAGAAGGGAGTTGAAGTTAATTTAGACCTTTTCGATAGTTACAGCAGGGAAATACCACACCTGGCTGCAATCAGTCCCTCAGGTAAACACACCATGCTGGATCTGCATAAAGCAGGAGGCATACCTGCTGTGTTAAATGTTTTAGGAGATAAAATTTTTCAAGGCGCCCTGACTTGTACTGGTGAATCCATGGGAAACAACATCAGTGCAGCTGAAGTTATGGATGATACGGTTATACACCCAATGGACAACCCTGTACACCAGGAAGGAGGTATTGCCGTTTTAAAAGGCAGTTTAGCACCTAACGGTTCTGTGGTGAAGCAGGCCGCAGTTAACCCAGACATGTTAACCCATGAAGGTCCTGCTAAAGTCTTTAACAGTGAAGAAGAAGCCACCAAATCCATATTCCAGGGTAAGATCCAGGAAGGGGATGTAATAGTCATTCGTTATGAAGGTCCCCGCGGAGGTCCGGGTATGAGGGAAATGCTTAATCCCACATCGGCAATATCTGGAATGGGAATTAAATCCGTGGCCCTCATAACTGATGGAAGATTCTCAGGAGGAACCAGAGGCCCCTGTATTGGTCATGTTTCACCAGAAGCCATGAGTAACGGCCCTATTTCCGCGGTTCAAGACGGAGATTTAATAAAGATAGACATACCCCAGAGAAAACTGGAACTGATGGTTGCAGAAGACGAAATTGAAAGAAGGCTCCAGAATGTTAAACACCCTGCAAAACAGTTGAAGGGATGGTTAGCACGTTACAGTAAAATGGCCAGTTCCGCTGATGAAGGTGCCGTTCTAAAATAG
- a CDS encoding signal peptidase I (PFAM: Peptidase S24-like~TIGRFAM: signal peptidase I, archaeal type), with the protein MAKRRKKNKNANQTPKSKEKSTSMWREIGSYVIIILVGIILAQHLNVVVSGSMEPVFYRGDVVVIEKTNFLGIQEINPSDLKVGDIIIYQATWFPEPVIHRIISIQKGSDGQTYYVTKGDNNPKPDPSLVSTSQVQAKVVSIGNQPLVIPKIGYITLWIRGL; encoded by the coding sequence ATGGCTAAAAGGCGAAAAAAAAATAAAAATGCTAATCAGACACCTAAATCCAAGGAAAAATCCACTAGTATGTGGAGGGAGATAGGCAGTTACGTTATAATCATACTGGTGGGAATTATACTGGCCCAGCACCTGAACGTGGTGGTTTCTGGAAGTATGGAACCCGTTTTCTACCGGGGAGATGTGGTGGTCATTGAAAAAACCAACTTCCTAGGTATCCAGGAAATAAACCCCTCTGATCTGAAAGTGGGAGATATTATCATTTACCAGGCTACCTGGTTCCCGGAACCAGTTATACATCGTATAATCAGCATCCAGAAAGGATCTGACGGGCAAACATATTACGTTACCAAGGGAGATAATAATCCCAAACCAGACCCCAGCCTGGTCTCAACAAGCCAAGTCCAGGCCAAAGTGGTGAGTATTGGTAACCAGCCACTGGTAATCCCTAAAATAGGTTACATAACCCTATGGATCCGTGGACTTTAA
- a CDS encoding arginyl-tRNA synthetase (PFAM: DALR anticodon binding domain; Arginyl tRNA synthetase N terminal domain; tRNA synthetases class I (R)~TIGRFAM: arginyl-tRNA synthetase), which produces MYRKLEQKAIKSVQKAIQDLKWEEPPEIKFEVPPNPNMGDLATSVAFQLAASQKKSPVEISSTIVKNITLDSPFKNVESKGPYINFFFDPEKFSRMVLESINNDYGSLNSRNETVILEHTSANPNGPLHIGHIRNAIIGDSLARVLRAAGFQVETQYYVNDMGRQIAMIVWGLQNLDYQMDPDEKKDVEIGKLYFQVNQELKANPEIKPQIDLILKTYEEENPPELESMFKEVVHKCLEGVEKTSQRMNITHDAFIWESQFVRDGSLDKILKTLEKYTKQNDVLYLDLTDYGIEKELILTRSDGTSLYTTRDLAYHLYKSDSSDEVVDVLGSDHKLAIDQLKIALGLLGGDSPDVIFYEFITLPEGSMSTRRGVFISVDELIDEATQRARAELDERRPELGEDEKKEIAKIIGVGAIRYYIARLSPEKHIVFKWDEALSFERGCASIQYAHARACKLLEKANGFNSSKVDMNALNFQDMDTLEVDLLKTLARFRIVIENSAHDLRVHPVAQYALEIAGAFNKFYKSVPVIGSDKELLRLMLVDKSRITIRNCLDLLGIEAPVSM; this is translated from the coding sequence ATGTACAGAAAACTGGAACAAAAAGCAATTAAATCCGTTCAAAAAGCAATTCAAGATCTCAAATGGGAAGAACCCCCTGAAATCAAATTCGAAGTCCCTCCAAACCCAAATATGGGTGATTTGGCCACATCCGTGGCTTTTCAATTAGCAGCTTCACAGAAAAAATCCCCAGTGGAAATCTCATCAACAATTGTAAAAAACATTACATTAGATTCCCCTTTTAAAAATGTGGAGTCCAAGGGACCCTATATTAACTTTTTCTTTGACCCTGAAAAATTTTCTAGAATGGTTTTAGAATCAATAAACAATGATTATGGGTCATTAAATAGTAGAAATGAAACAGTAATCCTGGAACACACCTCTGCCAATCCCAACGGCCCATTACACATTGGCCATATTAGAAACGCTATTATAGGAGATTCACTGGCCCGTGTTTTGAGGGCTGCTGGTTTCCAGGTGGAAACCCAGTACTATGTTAACGATATGGGACGACAGATTGCCATGATCGTTTGGGGACTCCAAAACCTGGACTACCAGATGGATCCTGATGAAAAAAAAGATGTGGAAATTGGGAAACTATACTTCCAGGTTAATCAGGAGTTAAAGGCAAATCCAGAAATTAAACCCCAGATAGACCTAATCTTAAAAACATATGAAGAAGAAAACCCCCCTGAACTGGAATCAATGTTTAAAGAAGTGGTTCACAAGTGTCTGGAAGGGGTAGAAAAAACTTCCCAACGTATGAACATCACCCATGATGCCTTCATCTGGGAAAGTCAGTTTGTCAGGGATGGTTCCTTGGATAAAATACTGAAAACCCTAGAAAAATACACCAAACAAAACGATGTGCTTTATCTGGATCTGACTGATTATGGAATTGAAAAAGAACTTATTTTAACCCGTTCCGATGGAACCTCCCTTTACACCACCAGGGACCTGGCATATCACCTCTATAAATCAGATAGCTCTGATGAAGTGGTGGATGTTCTGGGTTCAGATCATAAACTGGCCATTGACCAGCTGAAAATTGCCCTGGGATTACTGGGTGGTGACAGTCCTGATGTTATTTTCTATGAGTTCATCACCCTACCTGAAGGGTCCATGTCCACCCGGAGGGGAGTGTTCATCAGTGTGGATGAACTGATAGATGAAGCCACACAGAGGGCCCGAGCAGAGTTGGATGAGCGAAGACCAGAACTGGGTGAAGATGAGAAAAAAGAAATTGCTAAAATCATCGGTGTGGGAGCTATACGCTACTACATAGCGCGATTATCCCCTGAAAAACATATCGTATTCAAATGGGATGAAGCCTTGAGTTTTGAGAGGGGATGTGCGTCTATTCAGTATGCGCATGCACGAGCATGCAAATTACTGGAAAAAGCCAATGGATTCAACTCATCTAAGGTGGACATGAATGCTTTGAACTTCCAGGATATGGATACACTTGAAGTTGACCTCTTAAAAACCCTGGCCAGATTCCGTATAGTCATAGAAAATTCAGCCCATGACCTAAGGGTTCATCCTGTGGCCCAGTATGCCCTTGAAATAGCAGGGGCATTTAATAAGTTCTATAAATCCGTTCCAGTCATTGGATCCGATAAAGAACTTTTACGACTTATGTTAGTAGATAAATCCAGGATAACTATCAGAAACTGTCTAGATCTTCTGGGAATTGAGGCACCAGTATCAATGTAG
- a CDS encoding transcriptional regulator (PFAM: Bacterial regulatory proteins, tetR family), with protein sequence MSKDTEQKILDAALKIFSKHGYTGARTRIIARESGFTEMTLFRKFETKENLFNRVITTNQERIVGDFEKLLSSAQKEDPRDHFHDLVMGLVDLMDKNFEYVNIIIYERERVSHSVTQTFVFYLGDYLKKILPDTDVDLNILSFSILSFVFFLIFNKKVGKSSFNVAIGVEEFIKYNSDALNL encoded by the coding sequence ATGTCTAAGGATACTGAACAAAAAATATTAGACGCTGCCTTAAAGATTTTCTCAAAACACGGATATACGGGAGCAAGAACCCGAATTATAGCAAGAGAATCTGGTTTTACAGAGATGACTCTGTTTCGAAAATTTGAAACTAAAGAAAATCTTTTTAACAGAGTTATAACAACAAACCAGGAAAGAATAGTTGGTGATTTTGAAAAGCTACTATCTTCTGCCCAAAAAGAAGATCCAAGAGATCATTTCCATGATTTAGTAATGGGTCTGGTGGATTTAATGGACAAAAACTTTGAGTACGTGAATATAATTATCTATGAAAGAGAGAGAGTATCCCATTCAGTTACCCAAACTTTTGTCTTTTATCTTGGAGATTACCTGAAAAAAATATTGCCGGACACCGATGTAGATTTAAACATACTTTCTTTCTCAATTTTAAGCTTCGTTTTTTTCCTTATTTTCAACAAAAAAGTAGGAAAAAGCTCTTTTAACGTAGCTATAGGTGTTGAAGAATTTATAAAATATAATAGCGATGCACTCAATCTTTGA
- a CDS encoding ornithine carbamoyltransferase (PFAM: Aspartate/ornithine carbamoyltransferase, carbamoyl-P binding domain; Aspartate/ornithine carbamoyltransferase, Asp/Orn binding domain~TIGRFAM: ornithine carbamoyltransferase), with product MRTILRDEAMKHLLSAQDARNHLDEILEKAEQFKKGQGPEKPLKGKSLAMVFEKSSTRTRMSFEVGMYQLGGHPLYLSASDLQLGRGEIIPDTARAMSRYVDGIMIRAREHDDVLQFAKYADIPVINGLTNLEHPCQAFTDIFTILERKNTLNLKMTFMGDGNNVCNSLLLATAMVGMDFTVACPPGYEPDPVILKEAEKIAQKSGSVIKVSSDVQNAVKDADVLYTDVWVSMGDEDEEAQRIIDMHDYQVNQDILSMAADDAMVLHCLPAIRGQEITEEVLNGPQSSVWDQAENRLHVQKAILYLLLNG from the coding sequence ATGAGGACAATTTTAAGGGATGAGGCTATGAAACACCTTTTATCCGCGCAAGACGCGCGAAACCATCTGGATGAAATACTGGAAAAAGCGGAACAGTTTAAAAAAGGACAGGGTCCTGAAAAACCATTAAAGGGTAAATCTCTGGCAATGGTTTTTGAGAAATCTTCAACACGTACCCGAATGTCCTTTGAAGTGGGCATGTACCAGCTGGGTGGACATCCACTGTATTTATCTGCTTCTGACCTTCAACTAGGAAGGGGAGAGATCATTCCAGACACTGCCCGGGCCATGAGTCGCTATGTTGATGGGATCATGATCAGGGCACGTGAACATGACGATGTCCTCCAGTTTGCAAAGTACGCGGACATACCAGTAATAAATGGTTTAACAAACCTGGAACATCCCTGCCAGGCATTCACTGATATATTCACCATACTGGAACGTAAAAACACTTTAAACCTTAAGATGACGTTTATGGGTGATGGTAACAATGTTTGCAACTCCCTATTACTGGCCACAGCTATGGTGGGTATGGATTTCACTGTAGCCTGCCCTCCCGGTTATGAGCCGGATCCGGTTATTTTAAAAGAGGCGGAGAAGATTGCCCAGAAATCAGGTTCAGTTATTAAAGTCAGTAGTGATGTTCAAAATGCAGTTAAGGATGCTGACGTACTTTATACTGATGTGTGGGTTAGTATGGGTGACGAGGATGAAGAAGCCCAGAGAATTATTGATATGCATGATTACCAGGTCAACCAGGATATCCTGTCCATGGCTGCCGATGATGCAATGGTATTGCACTGTCTCCCTGCAATAAGGGGTCAGGAAATAACTGAAGAAGTTTTAAACGGCCCACAATCCTCAGTTTGGGATCAGGCTGAAAACAGACTACATGTTCAGAAAGCAATACTATATCTTTTACTTAATGGTTAG
- a CDS encoding phosphoribosylamine--glycine ligase (PFAM: Phosphoribosylglycinamide synthetase, N domain; Phosphoribosylglycinamide synthetase, ATP-grasp (A) domain; Phosphoribosylglycinamide synthetase, C domain~TIGRFAM: phosphoribosylamine--glycine ligase), whose protein sequence is MKILVVGTGAREHAICQALYGEADIYSIMSNQNPGIARISQFKIGSEMDIEGVKKYAQNAKVDMAIIGPEAPLEHGIVDTLQEAGIPCVGPTRQAARIETDKAFMRDLFTKHNISGSIAYGAFDTVEDAGEFIDDFDDDVVVKPVGLTGGKGVKIVGEHLKDSEEAKNYVKEIIDNKIGGHASVVIEERLVGEEFTVQAMVDGDHLVPMPAAQDHPHAYEGDQGPITGGMGSYSDKNGLLPFLESKDYDAAVKVMEETIKAVKKEVGPYKGVLYGQFMLCRDGPKLVEYNARFGDPEAMNVLPLLETSMVELCQGVVDGNLKNAQFRPQATVCKYLVPNGYPESGKAGQPIQVDEEKIKAEGGMVFYAAVNQKDGNVLTTGSRALGLVTTADSIQEAEERCERATQYVQGDLYHRSDVGTSELILKRIQHMKEIREQ, encoded by the coding sequence ATGAAGATTCTGGTGGTAGGAACTGGAGCAAGAGAACACGCCATTTGTCAGGCGTTATATGGAGAAGCTGATATTTATTCAATAATGAGCAATCAAAATCCGGGTATTGCCCGTATCTCCCAATTTAAGATTGGTAGTGAAATGGACATTGAAGGGGTAAAAAAATACGCCCAGAATGCGAAGGTGGACATGGCTATAATCGGGCCAGAAGCACCTCTGGAACACGGAATTGTGGACACACTCCAGGAAGCAGGAATCCCCTGTGTGGGGCCCACGCGTCAAGCAGCCAGAATCGAAACAGACAAGGCATTCATGCGGGATTTATTCACCAAACATAACATCTCAGGATCCATTGCCTACGGGGCATTCGACACAGTAGAAGATGCCGGAGAATTCATTGATGATTTTGATGATGATGTTGTGGTAAAACCAGTAGGTTTAACAGGGGGGAAGGGTGTTAAAATCGTAGGTGAACACCTTAAAGACTCTGAAGAAGCTAAAAATTACGTAAAGGAGATCATTGATAATAAAATAGGCGGTCATGCCAGTGTGGTCATTGAAGAACGCCTGGTGGGTGAAGAGTTCACAGTACAGGCAATGGTGGATGGTGACCATCTGGTTCCAATGCCGGCAGCTCAGGATCACCCCCATGCCTATGAAGGAGATCAAGGCCCCATAACTGGGGGAATGGGCTCATATTCTGACAAAAACGGACTTTTACCTTTCCTCGAATCAAAAGACTATGATGCGGCGGTTAAAGTAATGGAAGAAACCATTAAAGCTGTTAAAAAAGAGGTCGGTCCTTATAAAGGAGTTCTTTATGGTCAGTTCATGCTATGCCGTGACGGACCTAAATTAGTGGAATACAACGCCCGTTTCGGAGACCCAGAAGCCATGAATGTCCTGCCCCTCCTTGAAACTAGTATGGTGGAATTATGTCAGGGTGTGGTGGATGGAAATCTTAAAAACGCCCAGTTCAGGCCCCAAGCAACGGTTTGCAAATATCTGGTACCCAACGGTTACCCGGAAAGTGGAAAAGCCGGCCAGCCCATCCAAGTGGATGAAGAAAAGATAAAAGCAGAGGGGGGGATGGTGTTTTACGCAGCAGTAAACCAGAAAGATGGAAATGTATTAACCACGGGTTCCAGGGCACTGGGCTTGGTCACCACTGCAGATAGTATACAAGAAGCGGAAGAACGATGTGAAAGAGCTACTCAATATGTGCAGGGGGACCTGTACCACCGCAGTGATGTGGGAACTAGTGAACTTATCCTGAAACGTATCCAGCATATGAAGGAAATTCGTGAACAATAA
- a CDS encoding acetolactate synthase, large subunit (PFAM: Thiamine pyrophosphate enzyme, central domain; Thiamine pyrophosphate enzyme, N-terminal TPP binding domain; Thiamine pyrophosphate enzyme, C-terminal TPP binding domain~TIGRFAM: acetolactate synthase, large subunit, biosynthetic type) — protein sequence MKGSQAIIKSLTDEGVDVVFGYPGGVLLPLYDVIYDSDLKHILVRHEQCAAHAADGYARASGKVGVCIGTSGPGATNLVTGIATAYMDSAPIVALAGQVGTSLIGNDAFQEVDTIGITMPISKHSYQAMESSEIPQMIRSSFYIARTGRPGPVVVDLPKDVQEGELDYPENITIDLPGYKPTKKGHPLQVKKAAELILKSKKPVILAGGGVIHSNSSEELQHLSELIGAPVTTSLMGKGCFPEDNLLSLGMLGMHGRKSSNMMVDECDCLIAVGCRFSDRTTGDVNKFAPNAKIIHIDVDPAEIGKNVDVSVPIVGDAKIILSHLLRIMSQTNGPNNHDWTDYVRNFRASCMPRLSFDDMPLKPQQVIKEISEAVTDDTIVTTDVGQNQMWMAHYFTSRNPRKFLSSGGLGTMGFGFPAAMGAKVAMPDEDVVAVCGDGGFLMVCQDLATVKEYDIPVVVCVLDNRYLGMVFQWQKLFYDERISQTKLKAMPDFVKLAEAFGVNAYRVERPGEMKETLKNALNSGEPTLIDVMIDPDEILPMVPPGCGLTEIVGEYKVERENPNEIPYRPSAQETGGD from the coding sequence ATGAAGGGCAGTCAAGCCATAATCAAGTCACTAACCGATGAGGGAGTGGACGTAGTCTTCGGATATCCTGGAGGAGTCCTACTCCCCCTGTACGATGTAATCTACGATTCAGACCTCAAACACATACTGGTAAGGCACGAACAGTGCGCAGCCCACGCAGCAGATGGTTACGCTCGGGCTTCTGGCAAAGTAGGAGTATGTATAGGTACTTCCGGTCCTGGAGCCACTAACCTGGTGACCGGTATTGCCACGGCTTACATGGACTCCGCTCCCATTGTAGCCCTGGCAGGACAGGTAGGTACCTCCCTGATTGGTAACGACGCTTTTCAGGAAGTAGACACCATAGGTATAACTATGCCCATTAGCAAACACAGCTACCAGGCCATGGAATCATCAGAAATACCTCAGATGATACGATCATCATTTTATATAGCTCGAACTGGCAGGCCAGGACCAGTGGTGGTGGATTTGCCTAAAGATGTCCAGGAAGGAGAGCTTGATTATCCTGAAAACATAACCATTGACTTGCCGGGTTACAAACCCACCAAAAAAGGACATCCCCTACAAGTTAAAAAAGCCGCAGAACTGATATTAAAATCTAAAAAACCAGTTATACTTGCAGGTGGCGGTGTAATCCACTCAAATTCCTCAGAAGAATTACAACACTTGTCAGAATTAATTGGAGCACCGGTGACCACCAGTTTAATGGGTAAAGGATGTTTCCCCGAAGATAATCTCTTATCACTGGGAATGCTGGGAATGCACGGTCGTAAATCTTCCAACATGATGGTAGATGAGTGTGACTGCCTTATAGCGGTGGGTTGTAGGTTTTCAGACCGTACCACTGGAGATGTGAACAAATTCGCACCCAACGCTAAAATAATACACATTGACGTTGATCCTGCAGAGATTGGCAAGAACGTGGATGTGAGTGTGCCCATTGTGGGTGATGCCAAGATCATCTTATCCCATTTACTAAGGATCATGTCCCAGACAAATGGCCCTAACAATCATGACTGGACTGATTACGTAAGAAACTTCCGTGCCAGTTGTATGCCCCGTCTTTCATTTGACGACATGCCACTTAAACCGCAGCAGGTTATAAAAGAGATTTCAGAAGCAGTTACTGACGATACCATAGTTACCACTGATGTTGGCCAAAATCAAATGTGGATGGCCCATTATTTCACCTCCAGAAATCCCAGGAAATTCTTATCCTCAGGAGGTCTTGGAACCATGGGGTTCGGTTTCCCCGCCGCTATGGGGGCAAAAGTGGCCATGCCTGATGAGGATGTGGTGGCAGTGTGTGGAGACGGTGGATTCTTAATGGTCTGCCAGGACCTGGCCACAGTCAAAGAGTACGACATCCCAGTGGTAGTCTGTGTACTGGATAATCGTTACCTAGGAATGGTTTTCCAATGGCAAAAACTGTTCTACGATGAGCGGATCTCCCAGACCAAACTCAAAGCCATGCCTGACTTTGTTAAACTGGCCGAAGCATTCGGAGTGAACGCTTACCGAGTGGAACGTCCCGGTGAGATGAAGGAAACACTCAAAAACGCTTTGAATTCCGGAGAACCAACCCTCATTGATGTGATGATCGATCCAGATGAGATCTTACCAATGGTACCTCCAGGATGCGGCCTAACCGAGATCGTTGGAGAATATAAGGTTGAACGTGAAAATCCTAATGAGATACCCTACCGGCCTTCTGCACAGGAAACTGGAGGTGATTAA